Proteins encoded in a region of the Streptomyces sp. NBC_01298 genome:
- a CDS encoding Lrp/AsnC family transcriptional regulator, which translates to MITALVLIKTSVDRIPEIAEAIAALDSVSEVYSVTGTYDLIALVRVSRHEDLADIIPGRISKIPGVEATDTHVAFRTYSQHDLEAAFAIGLDA; encoded by the coding sequence GTGATCACCGCACTCGTGCTCATCAAGACCAGCGTGGACCGGATCCCCGAGATCGCCGAGGCCATCGCCGCACTGGACAGCGTCAGCGAGGTCTACTCGGTCACCGGCACCTACGACCTGATCGCACTGGTCCGGGTGTCCCGGCACGAGGACCTGGCCGACATCATCCCCGGCCGCATCAGCAAGATCCCGGGCGTCGAGGCGACGGACACCCACGTGGCGTTCCGCACGTACTCCCAGCACGACCTGGAAGCGGCCTTCGCGATCGGCCTGGACGCGTAG
- a CDS encoding aminotransferase class V-fold PLP-dependent enzyme, translating into MSATLNAAVTVSAATFDPACAEPLAVLGREVTVPLVTGGEVTYAALDYAASAPALQRVWDDVAAYAPYYGSVHRGAGYLSQLSTDLFEQSRVTVAEFLDCRPADQVIFTRSTTDSLNLLAAVLPADCQVFVFETEHHASLLPWTKAQVTYLNAPRTPDEAVATLERALADRDPYGPALVCVTGASNVTGELWPVKELAAAAHAHGARIVLDAAQLAPHHPVSVQDLDVDWVAFSGHKLYAPFGSGVLAGRADWLREAEPYLAGGGASRKVARREDGGVDVEWHTTAARHEAGSPNVIGVYSIASACKALNEAGFENLVGRERHLIAKVREGLAEVPAVRVLSLFGDDAPRVGVISFVVDGWNSSHFAAALSAEYGIGVRDGLFCAHPLVRTLLGSEPQAQGECGAPEAAPGERSLNAIRVSFGAGTPDEHVERFVRAVKELVADGAKWQYRTEEGRCVPAV; encoded by the coding sequence ATGTCCGCAACCCTGAACGCCGCCGTCACCGTCAGCGCCGCCACCTTCGACCCTGCCTGTGCCGAGCCGCTCGCGGTCCTCGGCCGTGAGGTCACCGTGCCGCTCGTCACCGGCGGCGAGGTCACCTACGCCGCCCTCGACTACGCGGCCAGCGCCCCGGCGCTGCAGCGGGTCTGGGACGACGTGGCCGCGTACGCCCCGTACTACGGCAGCGTCCACCGCGGCGCCGGGTACCTCTCGCAGCTCTCCACCGACCTGTTCGAGCAGAGCCGGGTCACCGTCGCCGAGTTCCTCGACTGCCGGCCCGCCGACCAGGTGATCTTCACCCGGTCCACCACCGACTCGCTCAACCTGCTCGCCGCCGTGCTCCCGGCCGACTGCCAGGTCTTCGTCTTCGAGACCGAGCACCACGCCTCGCTGCTCCCGTGGACGAAAGCGCAGGTCACCTACCTCAACGCCCCCCGCACCCCGGACGAGGCCGTCGCCACCCTGGAGCGCGCCCTGGCCGACCGCGACCCCTACGGCCCGGCGCTGGTCTGCGTCACCGGAGCCTCCAACGTCACCGGCGAGCTGTGGCCCGTCAAGGAACTCGCCGCCGCCGCGCACGCCCACGGCGCCCGCATCGTCTTGGACGCCGCCCAGCTGGCCCCGCACCACCCCGTCTCGGTCCAGGACCTCGACGTGGACTGGGTCGCCTTCTCCGGCCACAAGCTCTACGCCCCCTTCGGCTCGGGCGTGCTCGCCGGCCGCGCGGACTGGCTGCGGGAGGCGGAGCCGTACCTCGCGGGCGGCGGCGCCTCCCGCAAGGTGGCCCGCCGCGAGGACGGCGGCGTGGACGTCGAGTGGCACACCACCGCCGCCCGCCACGAGGCCGGCTCCCCGAACGTCATCGGCGTCTACTCCATCGCCTCCGCCTGCAAGGCGCTGAACGAGGCCGGCTTCGAGAACCTCGTCGGCCGCGAGCGGCACCTCATCGCCAAGGTCCGCGAAGGCCTCGCCGAGGTGCCGGCGGTCCGCGTCCTGTCCCTCTTCGGCGACGACGCCCCGCGCGTCGGCGTCATCTCCTTCGTCGTCGACGGCTGGAACAGCTCGCACTTCGCCGCCGCGCTGTCCGCCGAGTACGGCATCGGCGTCCGCGACGGCCTGTTCTGCGCCCACCCGCTGGTCCGCACCCTGCTCGGCAGCGAGCCGCAGGCCCAGGGCGAGTGCGGAGCCCCGGAGGCGGCCCCGGGGGAGCGCTCGCTCAACGCGATCCGCGTCAGCTTCGGCGCCGGCACCCCCGACGAGCACGTCGAGCGCTTCGTCCGCGCGGTCAAGGAGCTCGTCGCGGACGGCGCCAAGTGGCAGTACCGCACCGAAGAGGGCCGCTGCGTCCCGGCCGTCTGA